A genomic segment from Coccinella septempunctata chromosome 3, icCocSept1.1, whole genome shotgun sequence encodes:
- the LOC123310345 gene encoding uncharacterized protein LOC123310345, which translates to MKPSTNMEEKLGEQMKQDFWKKWTSEYLSRLQQRSKWTDKKENMKIGDIVLVKQDNINPNHWPLGRVTQCHPGNDGFVRVATIRCKDGKEIRRPITKICILPVEQEERRNDKTNKVGPSSKNKEFQTRDQLQTSAPIHDHAQ; encoded by the exons ATGAAACCTTCAACCAACATGGAAGAAAAATTGGGAGAACAA atgaaacaagACTTCTGGAAGAAATGGACATCGGAATATCTCTCCAGATTGCAACAAAGGAGCAAATGGACGGATAAaaaagaaaacatgaaaataggAGATATCGTACTAGTCAAACAGGACAACATTAATCCCAACCATTGGCCCTTGGGAAGAGTGACGCAGTGTCACCCAGGAAACGACGGATTTGTGAGAGTGGCTACGATACGATGCAAAGATGGAAAAGAGATCAGAAGACCTATAACCAAAATCTGTATACTCCCGGTCGagcaagaagaaagaagaaacgaTAAGACTAACAAAGTCGGACCTTCctcgaaaaataaagaattccAGACGAGAGACCAACTCCAGACGTCAGCACCAATTCATGACCATGCCCAATAA